The proteins below come from a single Kryptolebias marmoratus isolate JLee-2015 linkage group LG12, ASM164957v2, whole genome shotgun sequence genomic window:
- the bptf gene encoding nucleosome-remodeling factor subunit BPTF isoform X1: protein MRGKRGRPPKPLQTEDPSPATTRGLRPRRNIKPKFRDSGDEDAESPSRETAKSARKRKATSTRGRGRGRGGGGGRGGRGGRGGRRAAVPKTVVYDDHESDEEEDAVSLRSEEDEFVEEEPQSEEEEALKEDSDCLEDDGLEEEEDGASICTESSFRSQSTHASTPGRKKMRAPRPRTPTLENKEIPPLELPETSEDLLVPNEELLNIASIYEVLRNFSSVLRLSLFRFEDFCAALIGQEQCTLIAETHSSLLKAILREEDSSNTTFGPADLKDSVNSTLYFIDGMTWPEVLRAYCESDREFQHVLPHLEMDEYPFGPLESKIRVLQFLVDQFLTTNIAREELMSDGSMQYDDHCRVCHRLGDLLCCETCSAVYHLECVKPPLEAVPEDEWQCEVCVAHKVPGVTNCVTEAQKNRPYIRQEPIGYDRHQRKYWFLNRRIIIEEDGEHEKKKIWYYSSKAQLEELMECLDKEYWETDLHAILEETKEEVTAHMDITEDLTNRARGSSKSYLAAVNDVVLERLKIRRQALESKSGAEETKQEAEGGSVNAAEVHAELPSQPDKTRDAENVDDTNSRAEEKSRADRPASAAQDAAALKTPPLEKNSETEADRSGNQGSGESSPLATQGATDRSQKSESAQSDDSSPTQDQPQQRSSQPEAAGDGGQVSGPDGLGKLEPPDLADRSSQSSFTSQDGMDEYNERVKTERVTGQESKNQMHRSSKESSPVRSAGDTTRLSFLKRDLAVNLNNLFKLGQEGKYRVYQNQYSTNVLALNKHQHREDYDKKRHLSHKFSLTTASEFKWNGSIYGSRSLTVSTLRLTIIQLETNVPGPFMHPNWASHRTNWNKAVQMCSKAREFALALAILECAIKPVVMLPVWKESLGHTRLHRMTSMEREEKEKVKKREKKLEDEETLQQATWVKYTIPIKHQVWKQKGEEYRVTGYGGWIWVSKTRVPRFVPKLPGNTNVNYRKELEAKMNKENAVVRTKKHKEATDSKKEATRIKEDEDHSPVTSSPDDSKPQTTKEEEELSKEEREVAAEEKGVDEKMEIDSSQKSPASSDAKDKVESNGPSSAAAVEPTQTPEQPKKEETAASKIFYNVVNVSEGFQLRTAYKKKVKPSKLDGLLERRVKQFTLEEKQRLERMRQAAASKPPSGVKTEGSAVSRQPPAVTPAVKAEEKDEDLQVKDEVVKKLDFEQQDTKSESVDIKSDPRTEEEACTNKEVNGESELGGKTSCQPEKAEHDEKPLKEEVSQITENPKKRGYDEMEQSTEETQSRNSPSQVNGRTAATDPNINSEPGSQVQGVGSGPDQEPVKSLMNGNLAQNDFSNTAHPPPLKVLKLENHVGDRGEPLNRSDDAPTDGEGAAPEKLESSIASFLNSSNTDVCSNSDGVKASVTNASKESQNSLASGSISKPGGSSQGETSWLPSGPSPSGAQKKKLHDTKTSPCGSLPAGSMTISKEYSTRDRVSLLRFSKSKKARSGTALPSYRKFVTKSSKKSLFVLPNDDLKRMARKAGIKEVPIFSYNAKPALDIWPYPSPRPTFGITWRYRLQTVRSLAGVSLMLRLLWACLRWDDMAVKPSSAVGTTRKETTDTDIITTEIIKRRDVGPYGIRSDYCIRKIICPLGNKDTPKETPTPQRKGLRSSALRPKKQEPAKQTGPVAVETWIPEEELELWEIRAFAERVEREKAQGLDPAKTSSTLKTAEEVKAHLENQLKQARLAAQQKRLEQQKLSTTATTSTTTTPTLASSPSAPTPAGQRAGPLASGTKMALASKLGSPVSFQQDKNFQQSFASWVKQGQNNSTASTVAGSITASEQTLQIAGSSVTVAGQVLAAKLPLPANSKIVTLAVPSTQGGGVQQKVLGIFPHGPPANLRTYSTLHPTTGNMNLRTATPASTTQQQVTTTAGQPGAASVPVGAMVRGPAQQGQPQQAAAKSGPGAPALRAAGPAASAPPATAAPAASSQPQRPQQGQVKLTMAQLMQLTQSAQGGNPGLTVVIQGQGQTQGQLQIIPQGVTVIPGPGQQLMQAAMPNGQVQRFLFTPLPPASSASVSAPATTPTPQTQMSPPAQARAVAQVQTTPSSFAQTQMTAPLPAPIHAASPSPQPVVASSPASIPVQTQITAPQTQLSPTQPQRPALVPHFPQPSTQVLPSTPPSAITSPHVASPAQNPSPGLTHKQILTSSPLQSQATPQTQVSTLPAVPLPAQTICPPLAPGQTVLQTAVQPQPLSPAPRLTPATVQTQVPVPALSPVSARSVPQVTAAAAAAAAAAAAATNSTQLPVSASLPSPVQVPTPALAPVSAPVIAVVSTQIAVPSPAKALTQIQGAASAPLHAAVANAVVTPVTATSTIPSVPALIEQKAAQPQVWTPVSGPVQTAQQAAAPVTPPTSVPGSAPASASTLSPVNLLPQTSLTPQSQAQVVSVQQVTHMPVSAVQVHMKGLPVSSVVSAVRPPQPQLQPQTHTPIRPQGQTQICAQVQVPPSGQVQQMSHVQTQVQAHIQPQVRVQFQPRAQIQPQTQQSPHAQVQPLTQVQSPTQAQPRVPPQYHPQVQASFQTQPQAPQQPQVPSQAQTPLQLQPQIQPQLHPQVQLQQQSPIQAQASQQPHVHIQSHVQAQVQTQPQFSVQSPQPTQVPPQLQAQAHGQVQAKLQVQFQPQNQTQVQAQPQLQVQSPIRHQVITVSGLQQPVQLLSALPPHVAAQIQAQIQAQAQQQGGAVPQQIKLQLPIQIQQTGGQIQAHQIQNMVTIQAPANVQEQLQRMQQQQQQQLQQQQPPKKKKHHEAKREPKEPNLQVVSPKDGIQKQMGVKQNSSAEQQKQRKSLAAAEREENQRLIVCNQVMKFILDKIEKDEKQAAKKRKKEEVVEQKRSKQNATKLTALLYKHKEQLKAEILKKRALLDKELQLQVQEELRRDLARLQREKEKARAAIAQAAAATIKAASSHLPHAAHAPSHKRKRDDERDRDKNRDRDRDRHHDKSKKRDRDKDKDKDKDRDRHKDREKDKDRERERERDKHRDRERDKDKDKERDGDQERDPSLLKHKKKKKKLSSTSKDHKKDTKLYCICKTPYDESKFYIGCDLCSNWFHGACVGITEKEAKKLEDFVCSDCKRGQEGAGAEELYCICRTPYDESQFYIGCDRCQNWYHGRCVGILQSEANHIDVYVCPQCQSTEDAMTVLSPLTDKDYEGLKRILRSLQSHKMAWPFLEPVDPHDAPDYYRVIKEPMDFSTMETRLQKRHYQKLTEFVADVTKIFDNCRYYNPNDTPFFQCAEVLEAFFVQKLKGFKASRSHNNKLQSSAAS from the exons ATGAGAGGGAAAAGGGGCAGGCCGCCCAAACCGCTACAAACCGAGGACCCGTCCCCAGCCACGACCCGGGGCTTGAGACCCAGGAGGAACATAAAACCCAAGTTTAGGGACAGCGGGGACGAGGACGCCGAGAGCCCCTCGAGGGAGACCGCCAAATCAGCCAGAAAGAGGAAAGCGACGTCAACCCGGGGCAGGGGACGGGGtcgaggcggcggcggcggcagagGAGGCAGGGGTGGTCGCGGCGGACGGCGGGCGGCGGTCCCCAAAACAGTGGTGTACGATGACCACGAGAGCGACGAAGAGGAGGATGCTGTGAGCCTGAGGTCCGAGGAGGACGAGTTCGTCGAGGAGGAACCCCAGTCCGAGGAGGAAGAGGCCCTCAAAGAGGACTCGGACTGCCTGGAGGATGATgggctggaggaggaagaggatggtgCCAGCATCTGCACGGAGAGCAGCTTTCGGAGTCAGAGCACTCACGCCAGCACTCCGG GAAGGAAGAAAATGCGGGCTCCCCGCCCTCGCACTCCCACTCTGGAGAACAAGGAAATCCCTCCTCTTGAGCTTCCAGAAACCTCCGAGGATCTTTTGGTGCCCAACGAGGAGCTGCTTAACATCGCCTCCATCTACGAGGTGCTGCGGAACTTCAGCAGCGTGCTTCGTCTCTCCCTCTTCCGCTTTGAGGACTTCTGTGCGGCGCTCATTGGCCAGGAGCAGTGCACGCTAATAGCCGAGACCCACAGCTCTCTGTTGAAGGCCATCCTGCGCGAGGAAGACTCCTCCAACACTACCTTCGGCCCCGCAGACCTCAAGGACAGCGTCAACTCCACTCTGTACTTTATTGACGGCATGACGTGGCCTGAGGTTCTGAGGGCTTACTGTGAAAGTGACAGGGAGTTCCAGCACGTTCTGCCACACCTGGAGATGGACGAGTATCCCTTCGGGCCCCTTGAGAGCAAGATCCGGGTGCTCCAGTTCTTGGTGGATCAGTTCCTCACCACCAACATCGCCCGGGAGGAGCTCATGTCTGACGGCAGCATGCAGTACGACGACCACTGCCGCGTGTGTCACCGCCTGGGCGACCTGTTGTGTTGTGAGACTTGCTCGGCGGTCTACCACCTGGAGTGTGTCAAGCCGCCGCTGGAGGCTGTCCCAGAGGACGAGTGGCAGTGTGAGGTCTGCGTGGCACACAAAGTGCCCGGGGTCACAAACTGTGTGACCGAGGCGCAGAAAAACAGGCCCTACATCCGCCAGGAGCCCATTGGATACGATCGGCATCAGAGGAAATACTGGTTCCTCAATCGAAGGATTATCAT CGAGGAGGACGGGGAGCACGAGAAGAAAAAGATCTGGTACTACAGCTCCAAGGcccagctggaggagctcaTGGAGTGTCTGGATAAGGAGTATTGGGAGACGGACCTTCATGCCATCCTGGAGGAGACGAAGGAGGAAGTGACGGCCCACATGGACATCACAGAGGACCTCACCAACAGGGCTCGTGGAAGCAGTAAATCCTACCTCGCTGCTGTCAACG ATGTGGTTCTGGAGCGGCTGAAGATAAGGCGACAGGCGCTGGAGTCGAAGAGCGGAGCGGAGGAGACGAAGCAGGAAGCAGAAGGCGGCTCGGTGAACGCCGCCGAGGTCCACGCCGAGCTCCCGTCACAACCGGACAAGACGAGGGACGCAGAGAACGTGGATGATACCAATTCCCGAg CAGAAGAGAAGAGCAGAGCGGATCGTCCCGCCTCCGCCGCCCAGGATGCAGCTGCGCTTAAGACACCGCCGCTGGAGAAGAACAGCGAAACAGAAGCGGATCGTTCTGGGAACCAGGGCAGCGGGGAGTCCTCGCCGCTGGCAACGCAGGGAGCGACAG acaGGAGCCAGAAGTCAGAATCTGCACAAAGTGACGACTCGTCACCAACTCAAGATCAGCCCCAGCAGCGATCGTCTCAGCCAGAGGCAGCTGGTGACGGCGGCCAGGTTTCGGGTCCCGATGGGCTCGGTAAGCTGGAACCACCCGACCTAGCTGACAGGTCCTCCCAGTCCTCTTTCACCAGCCAGGATGGGATGG ACGAGTACAATGAACGGGTCAAGACCGAGAGAGTAACAGGACAAGAATCTAAAAACCAAATGCACAGAAGCAGCAAAGAG TCTTCCCCTGTCCGCTCTGCTGGTGACACCACGCGCCTCAGCTTCCTGAAGAGGGACTTGGCGGTGAATTTGAACAACTTGTTCAAACTGGGCCAGGAGGGCAAGTACCGGGTCTACCAGAACCAGTACAGCACCAACGTCCTGGCGCTCAACAAGCACCAGCACCGGGAGGATTATGACAAGAAGCGCCACCTCTCCCACAAGTTCAGCCTGACCACCGCCTCCGAGTTCAAGTGGAACGGCTCCATCTACGGCTCGCGGAGCCTGACCGTCTCCACGCTCCGGCTCACCATCATCCAGCTGGAAACCAACGTGCCGGGACCGTTCATGCACCCCAACTGGGCTTCGCACAG gacCAACTGGAACAAAGCAGTGCAGATGTGCAGCAAAGCCAGGGAATTTGCTTTGGCCTTGGCTATTTTGGAGTGTGCCATCAAACCCGTGGTTATGCTGCCTGTATGGAAAGAGTCTCTGGGACACACAAG GTTGCATCGTATGACCTCCATGGAGCGGGAAGAGAAGGAGAAGGTGAAAAAGCGCGAGAAAAAACTTGAGGACGAAGAGACCCTGCAGCAGGCCACGTGGGTGAAGTACACCATCCCCATCAAGCATCAG GTGTGGAAGCAGAAGGGTGAGGAGTACAGAGTGACCGGATACGGTGGTTGGATCTGGGTCAGTAAGACCCGTGTGCCCCGTTTTGTTCCAAAGCTGCCAGGGAACACAAACGTAAACTACCGTAAAGAGTTGGAGG CTAAGATGAATAAAGAAAACGCGGTCGTTcgcacaaaaaaacacaaagaggcgACAGACAGCAAGAAGGAAGCAACTCGGATCAAAGAAGACGAGGACCACTCACCGGTCACTTCCTCACCTGATGACAGCAAACCTCAGACCaccaaagaggaagaagaactgTCCAAAGAGGAGCGGGAAGTTGCTGCTGAAGAGAAGGGCGTAGATGAAAAAATGGAGATCGATTCCAGCCAGAAAAGCCCCGCTTCATCTGATGCAAAAG ATAAAGTTGAAAGCAACGGCCCGTCTTCTGCCGCCGCAGTCGAACCAACTCAGACACCCGAACAGCCCAAAAAGGAGGAGACCGCGGCGTCGAAAATCTTCTACAACGTCGTGAACGTCAGCGAGGGCTTCCAGCTGAGGACGGCTTATAAGAAGAAGGTGAAGCCGTCCAAACTGGATGGGCTCCTGGAGCGCCGCGTCAAACAGTTCACCCTGGAGGAGAAGCAGAGGCTGGAGCGGATGAGGCAGGCGGCCGCCTCCAAGCCCCCATCTGGAGTCAAGACTGAAGGGTCAGCAGTCAGCAGGCAGCCGCCTGCCGTCACCCCGGCTGTGAAAGCAGAAGAGAAGGACGAGGACCTACAAGTGAAAgacgaggtggttaaaaagctcgaCTTTGAGCAGCAGGATACGAAATCCGAAAGCGTGGACATCAAATCGGACCCTAGAACCGAGGAGGAGGCCTGTACCAATAAAGAAGTGAACGGAGAGTCCGAGCTCGGCGGCAAAACCAGCTGTCAGCCAGAGAAGGCCGAACACGACGAAAAACCACTGAAGGAGGAGGTTTCTCAAATTACGGAGAACCCTAAGAAACGTGGCTATGACGAAATGGAGCAGAGCACGGAGGAGACCCAAAGCAGGAACAGTCCGTCGCAGGTGAACGGAAGAACCGCAGCGACGGACCCAAACATCAACTCGGAGCCTGGGAGTCAAGTTCAGGGTGTTGGTTCGGGTCCAGACCAGGAGCCTGTCAAATCCCTGATGAATGGAAATCTGGCACAGAACGATTTCTCGAACACAGCTCACCCTCCTCCTCTCAAAGTCCTGAAGTTGGAGAACCACGTTGGAGATCGAGGAGAACCTCTGAACAGGAGTGACGATGCGCCGACGGACGGTGAGGGGGCGGCGCCCGAGAAGCTCGAATCCTCGATCGCTTCCTTCCTCAACAGTAGCAACACGGACGTTTGCAGTAACAGCGACGGCGTGAAAGCCTCCGTCACGAACGCCTCGAAGGAGTCTCAGAATTCACTCGCATCCGGCAGTATTAGCAAGCCGGGCGGAAGCTCTCAAGGAGAAACGAGCTGGCTTCCTTCTGGTCCCAGTCCCTCCGGCGCCCAGAAGAAAAAACTTCACGACACCAAAACGAGTCCCTGCGGTTCCTTGCCGGCTGGCTCCATGACTATTAGCAAAGAGTACTCCACTAGAGACAGGGTCAGCCTTCTCCGGTTCTCCAAGTCCAAGAAGGCCCGCTCGGGAACCGCGCTGCCCTCCTACCGAAAGTTTGTGACCAAGAGCAGCAAGAAGAGCCTCTTCGTCCTGCCGAACGATGACCTGAAGAGGATGGCGAGGAAGGCGGGCATTAAAGAAGTGCCCATCTTTAGCTACAATGCCAAGCCGGCGCTGGATATCTGGCCCTACCCCTCACCTCGGCCCACCTTTGGCATCACATGGAG GTACCGGCTGCAAACCGTGAGGTCTCTGGCGGGCGTTAGTTTGATGCTGAGGCTGCTGTGGGCCTGTCTGAGGTGGGACGACATGGCCGTGAAGCCCTCTTCGGCCGTAGGGACGACTCGGAAAG AAACCACAGACACAGACATCATCACCACAGAGATTATAAAACGGAGAGACGTGGGGCCCTATGGCATCCGCTCGGACTACTGCATCAGGAAGATCATCTGCCCCCTCGGGAACAAGGACACCCCCAAAG AAACCCCGACTCCACAGAGGAAAGGCCTGCGCTCGAGTGCCCTGAGGCCTAAGAAGCAGGAACCGGCCAAGCAGACGGGGCCTGTGGCTGTGGAGACGTGGATACCCGAAGAGGAGCTGGAGCTCTGGGAGATCCGAGCCTTTGCAGAGAG AGTGGAGAGGGAGAAGGCACAAGGTTTGGATCCCGCCAAGACCAGCAGCACCCTGAAGACGGCCGAGGAAGTCAAGGCCCATTTGGAGAATCAGCTGAAGCAGGCCAGGTTGGCTGCCCAACAG AAACGTCTGGAGCAGCAGAAACTGAGCACAACCGCCACAACTTCCACAACAACTACCCCGACATTAGCCAGCTCTCCCAGTGCCCCCACCCCCGCGGGCCAGAGGGCGGGGCCGTTGGCGTCCGGAACCAAGATGGCCCTGGCCTCCAAGCTGGGCTCGCCGGTTTCGTTCCAGCAAGACAAGAACTTCCAGCAGTCGTTCGCCTCCTGGGTGAAACAGGGTCAGAACAACAGCACAG CCTCCACGGTGGCTGGCAGCATCACCGCCTCGGAGCAAACCCTCCAGATCGCTGGCAGCTCAGTGACTGTGGCTGGCCAGGTCCTCGCCGCCAAACTGCCACTGCCCGCTAACAGCAAGATTGTCACGCTCGCTGTGCCTTCTACACAAGGAG GTGGAGTTCAGCAGAAAGTTCTGGGTATTTTCCCTCACGGGCCTCCTGCCAACCTGCGGACATACAGCACGCTACATCCTACGACCGGGAACATGAACCTCAGAACTGCCACGCCTGCCTCGACCACTCAGCAGCAG GTTACCACGACGGCGGGGCAGCCCGGAGCAGCTTCTGTCCCTGTGGGCGCCATGGTCAGAGGCCCGGCTCAACAAG gtcaGCCTCAACAGGCTGCAGCCAAATCTGGACCTGGTGCTCCCGCTCTGAGAGCAGCAGGTCCTGCAGCGTCAGCTCCTCCTGCCACCGCGGCTCCTGCTGCTTCATCTCAGCCCCAAAGACCACAGCAGGGTCAGGTCAAACTCACCATGGCTCAGCTCATGCAGCTGACGCAAAGCGCACAG GGAGGAAACCCAGGTCTGACGGTGGTAATCCAGGGTCAAGGCCAGACCCAGGGACAGCTTCAGATCATCCCGCAGGGTGTTACGGTCATCCCAGGCCCCGGTCAGCAGCTGATGCAGGCGGCCATGCCCAACGGCCAGGTCCAGCGCTTCCTCTTCACTCCTTTACCTCCGGCCTCATCGGCATCAGTTTCAGCTCCCGCCACAACCCCGACCCCTCAAACCCAAATGTCCCCTCCAGCTCAGGCGCGAGCCGTCGCGCAAGTCCAGACGACTCCCTCGTCCTTTGCCCAAACGCAAATGACAGCCCCTCTGCCCGCCCCCATACACGCTGCGAGCCCGTCGCCACAGCCGGTCGTCGCCTCGAGCCCAGCTTCCATTCCCGTGCAAACCCAAATCACCGCTCCACAAACGCAGCTTTCGCCCACGCAGCCGCAGAGACCTGCTCTGGTGCCTCATTTTCCACAACCTTCCACGCAGGTTCTACCTTCGACGCCACCCTCAGCTATCACTTCGCCCCACGTTGCTTCCCCAGCGCAAAATCCAAGCCCAGGTCTGACTCATAAACAGATTCTCACCTCATCCCCTCTGCAAAGCCAAGCCACGCCCCAAACCCAAGTGTCCACTCTTCCAGCAGTTCCGCTCCCCGCACAAACCATATGTCCACCGCTTGCACCGGGACAAACCGTCCTCCAAACCGCAGTCCAACCACAGCCGCTCAGCCCCGCCCCTCGCTTAACTCCAGCCACCGTTCAGACGCAGGTTCCTGTGCCTGCTCTGTCCCCCGTCTCGGCCAGGTCAGTTCCCCAAGTCAccgccgcagcagcagcagcagcagcagcagcagcagcagccacgaACTCGACCCAGCTTCCCGTTTCTGCCTCACTCCCTTCGCCCGTTCAAGTCCCGACCCCGGCCCTCGCACCCGTCTCCGCTCCCGTCATAGCCGTCGTGTCGACCCAAATCGCCGTCCCGTCCCCGGCCAAAGCTCTAACCCAAATCCAAGGCGCGGCTTCTGCTCCTCTTCACGCGGCCGTGGCGAACGCTGTGGTCACGCCCGTCACAGCCACCTCCACTATACCTTCAGTGCCAG CTCTGATAGAACAGAAAGCAGCTCAGCCCCAGGTCTGGACTCCAGTCTCGGGTCCGGTTCAGACGGCTCAGCAGGCAGCGGCTCCGGTTACACCACCTACCTCCGTGCCCGGCTCCGCTCCTGCATCGGCCTCCACGCTCTCCCCTGTTAATCTCTTGCCTCAGACATCTCTAACTCCTCAGTCTCAAGCACAAGTCGTATCGGTGCAGCAGGTGACTCATATGCCCGTCTCAGCGGTGCAGGTTCACATGAAGGGACTCCCGGTCTCTTCTGTTGTGTCTGCCGTGAGACCCCCGCAGCCTCAGCTGCAGCCCCAAACACATACTCCGATTCGGCCCCAGGGTCAAACTCAAATCTGTGCACAGGTTCAGGTCCCGCCCTCTGGTCAAGTCCAGCAAATGTCGCACGTTCAAACCCAAGTGCAAGCTCACATTCAGCCCCAGGTCCGGGTTCAGTTTCAGCCCCGGGCACAAATTCAGCCTCAAACTCAACAGTCACCTCATGCCCAAGTACAACCCCTTACTCAGGTCCAATCCCCAACCCAAGCCCAGCCAAGGGTCCCGCCTCAGTACCACCCCCAGGTGCAAGCTTCGTTTCAAACACAGCCCCAGGCCCCGCAGCAGCCTCAGGTCCCGTCTCAGGCCCAAACTCCGCTTCAGCTACAGCCCCAAATCCAACCCCAGCTCCATCCGCAGgtccagcttcagcagcaaaGCCCGATCCAAGCTCAGGCCTCGCAACAACCCCACGTTCACATTCAGTCACACGTTCAAGCCCAAGTCCAAACACAGCCCCAGTTTTCAGTCCAGTCACCCCAACCAACCCAAGTTCCACCACAGCTTCAGGCCCAAGCCCACGGCCAAGTCCAGGCGAAGCTCCAAGTCCAGTTCCAACCTCAGAACCAAACTCAGGTTCAAGCCCAGCCTCAGCTTCAGGTCCAGTCCCCAATCAGGCATCAGGTGATCACCGTTTCAGGCCTCCAGCAGCCGGTCCAGCTCCTGTCGGCCCTGCCGCCTCACGTGGCGGCCCAGATCCAAGCCCAGATCCAGGCTCAGGCCCAGCAGCAGGGCGGCGCCGTCCCCCAGCAAATCAAACTGCAGCTGCCCATCCAGATCCAGCAGACCGGCGGGCAAATTCAAGCCCACCAGATCCAGAACATGGTGACCATACAGGCGCCGGCAAACGTTCAGGAGCAGCTTCAGaggatgcagcagcagcagcagcagcaactacagcagcagcagccgccaaagaaaaagaaacatcacGAGGCTAAAAGGGAACCAAAAGAGCCGAATCTGCAGGTGGTTAGTCCCAAGGACGGCATCCAGAAACAG ATGGGAGTGAAGCAGAATTcatcagcagagcagcagaaacaaaggaAGAGCCTGGCTGCAGCAGAGCGGGAGGAGAACCAGAG ATTGATTGTGTGCAACCAGGTGATGAAGTTCATCCTTGACAAGATCGAGAAGGACGAGAAGCAGGCGGCGAAGAAACggaagaaggaggaggtggtggagcaGAAGCGCTCCAAGCAGAACGCCACGAAGCTGACCGCGCTGCTGTACAAGCACAAAGAGCAGCTGAAGGCCGAAATCCTGAAAAAGAGGGCGCTGCTGGacaaagagctgcagctgcaagTCCAG gaggagctgaggcGGGACTTGGCCCGGCTGCAGAGGGAAAAGGAGAAAGCCCGCGCCGCCATCGCCCAGGCCGCCGCGGCGACCATCAAGGCGGCCTCCTCCCACCTTCCCCACGCCGCGCACGCGCCGTCCCACAAGCGTAAGCGAGACGACGAGCGGGACAGGGACAAGAACCGAGACAGAGACCGGGACCGACACCACGACAAGAGCAAGAAACGGGACAGGGACAAGGACAAGGACAAGGACAAGGACAGAGACCgacacaaagacagagagaaggaCAAGGACAGGGAGCGGGAGAGGGAGCGGGACAAACATCGGGACAGAGAacgagacaaagacaaagacaaagaaagggACGGCGACCAGGAGCGAGACCCCAGCTTactgaaacacaagaagaagaagaagaagctgtctTCTACCTCAAAGGATCACAAGAAGGACACCAAGCTGTACTGTATCTGCAAGACGCCCTACGACGAGTCAAA GTTTTACATCGGGTGCGACCTGTGCTCCAACTGGTTCCACGGCGCCTGCGTCGGCATCACGGAGAAGGAGGCCAAGAAGCTGGAGGACTTTGTGTGCAGCGACTGCAAACGCGGCCAGGAGGGAGCCGGCGCCGAGGAGCTGTACTGCATTT